A genomic segment from Bosea sp. OAE506 encodes:
- a CDS encoding TRAP transporter large permease — translation MSFKLLFLALMGSGIPVAIAMAGSSLIYILATGIAPDFVIIHRMFAGLDSFPLLAVPFFILAGNLMNSAGITNRIYNFALGLVGWMRGGLGHVNVVGSVIFSGMSGTAVADAAGLGTIEIKAMREHGYDVEFAVGITAASATLGPIIPPSLPFVVYGMMANVSIGKLFLAGIVPGMVMALLMMATVSLYAHRNKWGGDVPFHWPRILGVLGELAIVAGFPLAIWLAVGAGVSPRIAVIAGFALLLAADRVFRFAAVLPLMTPVLLIGGMTSGLFTATEGAIAACVWAIFLGTVWYRTLSGRMVIKASMETVELTATVLFIVSAASVFGWVLAVSRTTEMIAGWVLAFTADPAMFLLLANALMLFVGCFLEPTAAITILTPILLPIVLKLGIDPVHFGLVMVLNLMIGLLHPPMGLVLFVLARVANLSFQRTTMAILPWLVPLLLSLALITYIPAISLWLPRVLQ, via the coding sequence ATGTCCTTCAAGCTGCTCTTCCTCGCCCTGATGGGCTCAGGGATTCCCGTCGCCATCGCGATGGCGGGCTCGTCGCTGATCTACATTCTCGCGACCGGTATCGCGCCCGACTTCGTCATCATCCACCGCATGTTCGCGGGGCTGGATTCGTTCCCGCTGCTGGCGGTGCCCTTCTTCATTCTGGCCGGCAACCTGATGAACTCGGCCGGCATCACCAACCGGATCTACAATTTCGCGCTCGGCCTCGTCGGCTGGATGCGCGGCGGGCTCGGCCACGTCAACGTCGTCGGCTCGGTGATCTTCTCGGGGATGTCGGGCACGGCCGTGGCGGACGCCGCCGGTCTCGGCACCATCGAGATCAAGGCGATGCGCGAGCATGGCTACGACGTCGAATTCGCCGTCGGCATCACCGCGGCTTCCGCGACGCTCGGGCCGATCATCCCGCCTTCGCTCCCCTTCGTCGTCTACGGGATGATGGCGAATGTCTCGATCGGGAAGCTCTTCCTCGCCGGCATCGTGCCCGGCATGGTCATGGCCCTGCTGATGATGGCGACGGTGAGCCTCTACGCCCACCGCAACAAATGGGGCGGCGACGTGCCGTTCCACTGGCCGCGGATTCTCGGCGTGCTGGGCGAGCTCGCGATCGTGGCCGGCTTTCCGCTGGCGATCTGGCTCGCAGTCGGGGCCGGCGTCTCGCCGCGCATCGCGGTCATTGCCGGCTTCGCCCTGCTGCTCGCGGCCGATCGCGTCTTCCGTTTCGCCGCCGTGCTGCCGCTGATGACGCCCGTGCTGCTGATCGGCGGCATGACGTCGGGCCTGTTCACCGCCACCGAGGGTGCGATCGCGGCCTGCGTCTGGGCGATCTTCCTCGGAACCGTCTGGTACCGCACGCTCAGCGGCCGGATGGTGATCAAGGCCTCCATGGAGACCGTGGAACTGACCGCAACGGTGCTCTTCATTGTCTCGGCGGCCTCGGTCTTCGGCTGGGTTCTGGCGGTTTCGCGCACCACGGAGATGATCGCCGGCTGGGTCTTGGCCTTCACCGCGGACCCGGCGATGTTCCTGCTTCTGGCGAATGCGCTGATGCTGTTCGTCGGCTGCTTCCTCGAGCCCACCGCCGCGATCACCATCCTGACGCCGATCCTTCTGCCGATCGTGCTCAAGCTCGGCATCGATCCGGTGCATTTCGGGCTCGTCATGGTGCTGAACCTGATGATCGGCCTGCTGCATCCGCCGATGGGGCTCGTGCTCTTCGTGCTCGCCCGCGTCGCCAATCTCAGCTTCCAGCGGACGACGATGGCGATCCTGCCCTGGCTGGTTCCGCTGCTGCTGAGCCTGGCGCTGATCACCTATATCCCGGCGATCAGCCTCTGGCTGCCGCGCGTGCTGCAGTAG
- a CDS encoding NAD(P)H-quinone oxidoreductase, with amino-acid sequence MALPQTMKQVRFSGPGGPEVIEIETAPVPQPGPGQVLIAVAAAGINRPDCLQRAGGYPPPPGATTVPGLEVSGHIVAVGAGVAESRIGEAVCALLISGGYAEYAVADEALCLPVPKPLSLLEAAGLPENYFTVYDNVFTRGRLRAGETILVHGGSSGIGSTAIQLAKQAGATVYATAGSAEKCDFCRSLGADEAIDYRAQDFLAEAKRLTDGKGVNVILDMVGGPYIQRNIAALAVEGRLVQIAFLQGPKAELDLTAMMIRRLTLTGSTLRPRSVALKAEIAAKLREETWPLLEAGAVKPIIHATFPLEQARQGHELMESSAHLGKIMLTVGG; translated from the coding sequence ATGGCTTTGCCGCAGACGATGAAGCAGGTGCGCTTTTCCGGGCCCGGCGGGCCGGAGGTGATCGAGATCGAGACGGCCCCCGTGCCGCAACCCGGTCCGGGCCAGGTCCTGATCGCGGTGGCTGCCGCCGGCATCAACCGGCCGGACTGCCTGCAGCGGGCCGGTGGCTATCCGCCGCCGCCCGGCGCGACCACGGTGCCGGGGCTGGAAGTCTCCGGCCACATCGTCGCCGTCGGAGCGGGCGTCGCCGAGAGCCGCATCGGCGAGGCCGTCTGCGCGCTGCTGATCAGCGGCGGCTATGCCGAATATGCCGTCGCCGACGAGGCGCTCTGCCTGCCGGTGCCGAAGCCGCTCTCGCTGCTGGAGGCAGCTGGCCTGCCGGAGAACTATTTCACCGTCTACGACAACGTCTTCACCCGCGGGCGGCTGCGGGCAGGCGAGACCATCCTGGTTCATGGTGGTTCAAGCGGCATCGGCTCGACCGCAATCCAGCTGGCGAAGCAGGCGGGCGCGACCGTCTATGCGACGGCCGGCTCAGCCGAGAAATGCGATTTTTGCCGGTCGCTGGGGGCCGACGAGGCGATCGATTATCGCGCGCAGGATTTCCTGGCCGAGGCCAAGCGGCTGACCGACGGCAAGGGCGTCAATGTCATCCTCGACATGGTCGGCGGGCCCTATATCCAGCGCAACATTGCAGCGCTGGCGGTCGAAGGGCGGCTGGTGCAGATCGCTTTCCTGCAGGGCCCCAAGGCCGAGCTCGACCTGACCGCGATGATGATCCGCCGGCTGACGCTGACCGGCTCGACGCTGCGGCCACGCTCGGTCGCGCTCAAGGCGGAGATCGCCGCGAAGCTCCGTGAGGAAACCTGGCCGCTGCTGGAGGCCGGCGCCGTGAAGCCGATCATCCATGCGACCTTCCCGCTGGAGCAGGCGCGGCAGGGCCACGAGCTGATGGAATCGAGCGCCCATCTCGGCAAGATCATGCTGACCGTCGGCGGCTGA
- a CDS encoding dienelactone hydrolase family protein, with translation MDRRTALLGLTGALVAGAPSPASAQAPVTIDRVEGAGRGRTPAILLLHGADGITRRAQYQFAANALAGQGYTVLFPHYFEVTGEQRASFGEIGRKYPVWRSGLASVIESVRKDPTIDPSRLAIVGISLGGALALSLAARDRRIGAVVSYFGFLPEDLDEGKPRAPTLILHGSADRIVPVRNAERIEALLRGRGVPVETQIYPGEGHGFSQTAQLDAATRSVAFLRRYLGA, from the coding sequence ATGGATCGCCGAACCGCCTTGCTCGGTCTCACCGGAGCCCTCGTTGCCGGGGCCCCGTCTCCGGCCTCGGCTCAGGCGCCCGTGACCATCGACCGTGTCGAGGGGGCTGGCCGCGGTCGCACGCCCGCCATCCTGCTGCTCCACGGCGCCGATGGCATCACGCGGCGCGCGCAATACCAGTTCGCCGCCAATGCGCTGGCGGGACAGGGCTACACTGTCCTGTTTCCGCATTACTTCGAGGTCACCGGCGAGCAGCGCGCCTCCTTTGGTGAGATCGGCCGCAAATATCCGGTCTGGCGCAGCGGGCTTGCCTCAGTGATCGAGAGCGTCCGCAAGGACCCAACCATCGATCCCTCGCGCCTCGCCATCGTCGGGATCTCGCTGGGCGGCGCGCTCGCCTTGTCGCTCGCCGCGCGCGACAGGCGCATCGGCGCCGTCGTCAGCTATTTTGGCTTCCTGCCGGAGGATCTTGACGAGGGCAAACCGCGTGCACCGACGCTGATCCTCCATGGCTCCGCCGACCGCATCGTTCCCGTCCGCAACGCAGAACGAATCGAGGCGCTGCTGCGCGGACGCGGCGTGCCGGTCGAGACGCAGATCTATCCGGGCGAGGGCCATGGCTTCAGCCAGACCGCCCAGCTCGACGCAGCGACCCGCAGCGTCGCCTTCCTGCGCCGGTATCTCGGCGCCTGA
- a CDS encoding alpha/beta hydrolase: protein MPISSFVPAKTVWLSLMLATSALTPAMAQTAAPPAAAMQSPSKPDADMAEVLSVLAGLGGKPIESLEPGDARDQPTPTDAVMKIIKDKKIEADPHAGLKVSNSRFADMGNLRLRWYVPENATKDSNLPIIVFFRGGGWVIASLDVYDATPSALARKTGAAVVSVDYPMAPENKFPAAHEEAIEAYKYVLKNAQGWGYDPNRIALVGESAGGNLAINTAIAARDQNLTKPLAIVSVYPVATTSLDTPSKKEQANAKPLNTPMMAWFVKHVVKSEADTQDPRLNLVAANLKGLPPTTVINAEIDPLKSDGDLIVAKLKEAGVETTHQLYTGVTHEFFGMDAVVAKAREAQDFAVAQIRKGFEARK, encoded by the coding sequence ATGCCGATCTCTTCCTTCGTGCCGGCGAAAACCGTCTGGCTTTCGCTGATGCTCGCGACCAGCGCTCTGACACCTGCCATGGCCCAGACCGCCGCGCCGCCGGCTGCGGCCATGCAGAGCCCGTCCAAGCCCGACGCCGACATGGCCGAGGTGCTCTCCGTGCTGGCCGGCCTCGGCGGCAAGCCGATCGAGAGTCTCGAGCCGGGCGATGCCCGCGACCAGCCGACACCGACCGACGCGGTGATGAAGATCATCAAGGATAAGAAGATCGAGGCCGATCCGCATGCCGGCCTGAAGGTCTCCAACAGCCGCTTCGCCGACATGGGCAATCTGCGGCTGCGCTGGTACGTGCCGGAGAATGCGACGAAGGATTCGAACCTCCCGATCATCGTCTTCTTCCGCGGTGGCGGCTGGGTGATCGCGAGCCTCGACGTCTACGACGCCACCCCCTCGGCACTGGCCCGCAAGACCGGTGCGGCGGTGGTCTCGGTCGACTACCCGATGGCGCCGGAAAACAAGTTCCCAGCCGCGCATGAGGAGGCGATCGAGGCCTATAAATACGTGCTCAAGAACGCGCAGGGCTGGGGCTACGATCCCAACCGTATCGCGCTGGTCGGCGAGAGCGCCGGCGGCAACCTCGCCATCAACACGGCCATTGCCGCCCGCGATCAGAACCTGACGAAGCCGCTGGCGATCGTCTCGGTCTATCCGGTGGCGACGACCAGCCTCGATACGCCCTCCAAGAAGGAGCAGGCCAACGCCAAGCCGCTAAACACGCCGATGATGGCGTGGTTCGTGAAGCATGTCGTCAAGAGCGAGGCTGATACGCAGGATCCGCGTCTCAACCTCGTCGCGGCCAATCTGAAGGGCCTGCCGCCGACCACGGTGATCAACGCCGAGATCGATCCGCTGAAGTCGGACGGTGACCTGATCGTCGCCAAGCTGAAGGAAGCGGGCGTCGAGACCACGCACCAGCTCTACACCGGCGTAACGCACGAGTTCTTCGGCATGGACGCGGTCGTCGCCAAGGCCCGCGAAGCGCAGGACTTCGCCGTCGCGCAGATCCGCAAGGGTTTCGAAGCCCGCAAGTGA
- a CDS encoding (2Fe-2S)-binding protein has protein sequence MPAHAIVGTQTVPIEITLNGERRSLEVSPVTSLLDLLRHDLELTGTKKGCDHGQCGACTVLIDGRRINSCLQLAVMQDGKSITTIEGLAADGRLHPLQEAFIEHDAFQCGYCTPGQICSAVALIEEGHATSREEIREFMSGNLCRCGAYTNIVDAIEDVAGRQRQPVREAAE, from the coding sequence TTGCCCGCCCATGCCATCGTCGGGACGCAGACCGTTCCCATCGAGATCACGCTGAACGGGGAGCGCCGTTCGCTGGAGGTCTCCCCCGTCACCTCGCTGCTCGATCTGCTGCGGCACGATCTGGAACTGACCGGCACGAAGAAGGGCTGCGATCACGGCCAGTGCGGTGCCTGCACCGTGCTGATCGACGGGCGGCGCATCAACAGCTGCCTGCAGCTCGCCGTGATGCAGGACGGCAAGTCGATCACCACGATCGAGGGGCTGGCCGCGGATGGCCGCCTGCACCCGCTCCAGGAGGCGTTCATCGAGCATGACGCCTTCCAGTGCGGCTATTGCACGCCGGGGCAGATCTGCTCGGCGGTGGCGCTGATCGAGGAGGGGCACGCGACCAGCCGTGAGGAAATCCGCGAGTTCATGAGCGGCAATCTCTGCCGCTGCGGCGCCTACACCAACATCGTCGATGCGATCGAGGACGTGGCAGGCCGGCAGCGCCAGCCGGTGCGGGAGGCCGCGGAATGA
- a CDS encoding xanthine dehydrogenase family protein subunit M has product MNPYSYHRADSLEDAVRALAASPDARIVAGGTNLVDLMKYRVETPAALVDITRIEALNGIAETEDGGLRIGALVPNTVVAEDARIAERYPLLASAILAGATPQLRNAATTGGNLNQRTRCYYFYDIKTPCNKREPGTGCGAIGGVNRIHAILGASEHCIATHPSDMCVGLAALGAEVRIQGPNGARSIPFADYHRLPGDAPERDNTLQAGEIVEAVILPAEAEAYAAHHSYLKLRDRLSYAFALVSVAAALDIRDGQIASARLALGGVAHKPWRREEAEALLVGGRADEAAFAAAATSLLAGAEGREHNGFKIDLARRAILRSLRQAAAGTPQSQTDKRIA; this is encoded by the coding sequence ATGAACCCGTATTCCTATCACCGCGCCGACAGCCTCGAAGACGCGGTCCGCGCACTCGCAGCCAGCCCCGACGCCCGGATCGTCGCGGGCGGCACCAATCTCGTCGATCTGATGAAATACCGCGTCGAGACGCCGGCCGCGCTGGTCGACATCACCCGGATCGAGGCGCTGAACGGCATCGCGGAAACCGAGGATGGCGGGCTGCGGATCGGGGCGCTCGTGCCCAACACGGTTGTCGCCGAGGACGCCCGCATTGCGGAGCGCTACCCGCTGCTCGCCAGCGCCATCCTCGCCGGGGCGACACCGCAGCTGCGCAATGCCGCGACCACGGGCGGCAACCTGAACCAGCGGACGCGCTGCTACTACTTCTACGACATCAAGACGCCATGCAACAAACGCGAGCCGGGCACCGGCTGCGGCGCGATCGGTGGCGTCAACCGGATCCACGCGATCCTGGGCGCAAGCGAGCACTGCATCGCCACACATCCTTCCGACATGTGCGTCGGCCTGGCGGCTCTCGGGGCGGAGGTCCGCATCCAGGGGCCCAATGGCGCGCGCAGCATTCCCTTTGCCGACTATCACCGCCTGCCGGGAGACGCACCGGAGCGCGACAACACGCTCCAGGCCGGCGAGATCGTTGAAGCCGTGATCCTTCCCGCCGAGGCGGAGGCCTATGCCGCCCATCACAGCTATCTCAAGCTGCGCGACCGGCTCTCCTACGCCTTCGCGCTGGTCTCGGTGGCGGCCGCGCTCGACATCCGCGACGGGCAGATCGCTTCGGCCCGGCTGGCGCTGGGCGGCGTGGCGCACAAGCCATGGCGACGCGAAGAGGCTGAAGCCCTTCTGGTCGGTGGCCGAGCCGACGAGGCAGCCTTCGCCGCGGCAGCGACGAGCCTGCTCGCGGGCGCTGAAGGTCGCGAGCACAACGGCTTCAAGATCGACCTCGCCCGCCGCGCCATCCTCCGCAGCCTGCGACAGGCGGCCGCCGGCACGCCGCAATCGCAGACCGACAAGCGCATCGCGTGA
- a CDS encoding xanthine dehydrogenase family protein molybdopterin-binding subunit translates to MLKNDLHVGAPRSRVDGPAKVTGQATYAAEFTTPDLAHGYIVESAIPRGRIRSIDTRAAEAVPGVVRVFTHDNRPKTAWFSFSYQDMVGPPGSPFRPLYSDEIQYSGQPIALVVAESFDVARHAASLVAVDYERAPHETNLGRARHDSYEPPKKRMGIAPPPKPRGDAASAFGTAPVRVAGEYAIASEFHNPMEPHATTVIRGADGKLTIHDKTQGVQNSQAYVASVFGLSKDDVRVVAPFVGGGFGSGLRPQHQLFLAVMASLALERSVRVELTRQQMFGHVHRPETINLVSLGAAEDGKLHSIQHHAIAATSQFEDHQEVVVNWSGLLYPAENVDLRYELAKLDIYSPGDMRAPGAPLGVFALESAMDELAVATGIDPVELRLRNYAERDENDDKPFTSKELRECYRQGAERFGWSRRDPRPGSMRDRGELIGWGMASGVWEANMMKTSARATLSADGRLAIACATSDIGTGTYTILTQIAADALGLPMEAVEVSLGDSTLPDSPVQGGSWTAASAGSAVSAACLSLRKDLLRLAAKIEGSPLAGAGIGDVAFTPEGIRLLGDPERAVPLTQALAAGGKDRIEATESAGPGLIGMMLPKSYSSYTHAAVFAEVRIDEELGVLRVTRIVNAVAAGRILNPKTARSQILGGVVWGVGMALHEEGMTDHRLGRVMNHSLAEYHVPVNADIHDIEVIFVEEEDDKTSPIGVKGLGEIGIVGTAAAIANAVHHATGKRIRNLPITIDKILAG, encoded by the coding sequence ATGCTGAAGAACGATCTCCATGTCGGCGCGCCCCGCAGCCGCGTCGACGGCCCCGCAAAGGTGACGGGCCAGGCGACCTATGCCGCCGAGTTCACGACGCCCGACCTCGCCCATGGCTACATTGTCGAAAGCGCGATCCCGCGCGGCCGGATTCGCTCGATCGACACCCGCGCCGCGGAAGCGGTCCCCGGCGTCGTGCGGGTGTTCACCCATGACAACCGGCCCAAGACAGCCTGGTTCAGCTTCAGCTACCAGGATATGGTCGGCCCGCCCGGCTCGCCCTTCCGGCCGCTCTACAGCGACGAGATCCAGTACAGCGGCCAGCCGATCGCGCTGGTGGTGGCGGAGAGCTTCGACGTCGCGCGTCATGCCGCCTCGCTGGTCGCCGTCGACTACGAGCGCGCGCCGCACGAGACCAATCTCGGCCGCGCACGGCATGACAGCTACGAGCCGCCCAAGAAGCGCATGGGGATCGCCCCGCCGCCCAAGCCGAGGGGCGATGCCGCCAGTGCCTTCGGTACGGCCCCGGTTCGCGTCGCAGGCGAGTATGCGATTGCGAGCGAATTCCACAATCCGATGGAGCCGCATGCGACGACCGTGATCCGCGGCGCGGATGGCAAGCTTACCATTCACGACAAGACGCAGGGCGTGCAGAACAGCCAGGCCTATGTCGCCAGCGTCTTCGGCCTGTCGAAGGACGATGTGCGGGTCGTGGCGCCCTTCGTCGGCGGCGGCTTCGGCTCGGGCCTGCGGCCGCAGCACCAGCTCTTCCTCGCCGTCATGGCGTCGCTGGCGCTCGAACGCTCCGTGCGCGTCGAGCTGACGCGCCAGCAGATGTTCGGCCATGTCCACCGGCCGGAGACGATCAACCTCGTCTCGCTGGGAGCGGCCGAGGACGGAAAGCTCCACTCGATCCAGCATCACGCGATCGCGGCGACCTCGCAGTTCGAGGACCACCAGGAGGTGGTGGTGAACTGGTCGGGTCTGCTCTACCCGGCCGAGAATGTCGATCTGCGCTACGAATTGGCCAAGCTCGACATCTATTCACCCGGCGACATGCGCGCGCCGGGCGCACCGCTCGGCGTCTTCGCGCTGGAAAGCGCGATGGACGAGCTGGCGGTCGCGACCGGGATCGACCCCGTGGAGCTCCGCCTGCGCAACTATGCCGAGCGGGACGAGAACGACGACAAGCCCTTCACCTCGAAGGAGCTGCGCGAATGCTACCGCCAGGGCGCCGAACGCTTCGGCTGGAGCCGGCGCGACCCGCGGCCGGGCTCGATGCGCGACAGGGGCGAGCTGATCGGCTGGGGCATGGCCAGCGGCGTCTGGGAAGCGAACATGATGAAGACCTCGGCGCGGGCGACGCTCTCCGCCGATGGGCGCCTCGCCATCGCCTGCGCCACCTCCGATATCGGCACCGGCACCTACACGATCCTCACCCAGATCGCCGCCGACGCGCTGGGGCTGCCGATGGAGGCGGTCGAGGTTTCGCTGGGCGATTCCACCCTGCCCGATTCACCGGTGCAGGGCGGCTCCTGGACGGCAGCCTCCGCCGGCAGCGCCGTCTCGGCGGCCTGCCTGAGCCTGCGCAAAGATCTGCTGCGGCTGGCGGCGAAGATCGAGGGCTCGCCGCTCGCAGGGGCCGGCATCGGCGACGTAGCCTTCACGCCCGAAGGCATCCGGCTGCTCGGCGATCCGGAGCGGGCTGTCCCGCTGACGCAGGCACTGGCCGCTGGCGGCAAGGACCGCATCGAGGCCACGGAATCGGCCGGTCCCGGCCTGATCGGGATGATGCTGCCGAAGAGCTATTCTTCCTACACCCATGCGGCGGTCTTCGCCGAGGTGCGGATCGACGAGGAACTCGGCGTGCTGCGGGTCACCCGCATCGTCAACGCCGTGGCGGCCGGGCGCATCCTCAACCCCAAGACGGCGCGCAGCCAGATCCTCGGCGGCGTCGTCTGGGGCGTCGGTATGGCGCTGCATGAGGAGGGGATGACCGATCACCGCCTCGGGCGCGTGATGAACCACTCGCTGGCCGAGTACCATGTGCCGGTGAATGCCGACATCCACGACATCGAGGTGATCTTCGTCGAGGAGGAGGACGACAAGACGAGCCCGATCGGCGTGAAGGGGCTCGGCGAAATCGGCATCGTCGGCACGGCTGCGGCGATCGCCAACGCCGTTCATCATGCGACGGGCAAGCGCATCCGCAACCTGCCCATCACGATCGACAAGATCCTCGCGGGCTAA
- a CDS encoding MFS transporter produces MTTQKPPTGSVAALGAIVSGALLLQLAGTIVNTVVPLRMAVAGQPPLLIGLVASAYSVGFLVGCSAMPSLVRRIGHIRAFAVFAALQAAATLSFALLPEPWWGAPRLIMGLAAAGHGICIESWISGQASGAKRGRIFGVYQLLNRVAMIGSQLGVGYLAIQSQDVFLLASMVFSVALIPVALTRARGPESSEVVSVGLRALWRQAPAAVVGCLYVGLVSGPLTSVIPAYGILTGLDQRDTILLTAGIQLGALMMQWPMSLLADRVASRPIMLCAVSLVAVTAASLLLIQSTEPTQARLWLFGLFALIGACSVPLYTVAVTHAYLRIGREQAVGLSAQLLFLWGTGAAIGPVVATALMQVLGARGMLVYLMSLSALVAIYIALRITRKPSPLIRDGERVSPGPTIPEIELTKR; encoded by the coding sequence ATGACGACGCAGAAGCCCCCAACGGGTTCCGTCGCCGCTCTCGGGGCGATCGTCTCCGGCGCCCTGCTGCTGCAGCTCGCCGGGACGATCGTGAACACGGTCGTGCCCCTGCGCATGGCGGTGGCCGGCCAGCCGCCCCTCCTGATCGGCCTCGTCGCCTCCGCCTATTCGGTGGGATTTCTCGTCGGCTGCTCCGCGATGCCCTCGCTCGTGCGCCGCATCGGGCATATCCGCGCCTTCGCCGTCTTCGCCGCGCTGCAGGCGGCCGCGACGCTCAGCTTCGCGCTGCTCCCCGAACCGTGGTGGGGCGCGCCGCGCCTGATCATGGGGCTGGCGGCAGCCGGCCATGGCATCTGCATCGAGAGCTGGATCAGCGGACAGGCCAGCGGTGCCAAGCGTGGGCGCATCTTCGGCGTCTACCAGTTGCTCAACCGGGTGGCGATGATCGGCTCGCAGCTCGGTGTCGGCTATCTCGCGATCCAGTCGCAGGACGTGTTCCTCCTCGCCAGCATGGTATTCTCGGTCGCGCTGATCCCGGTTGCGCTGACGCGTGCGCGCGGGCCCGAGTCGAGCGAGGTCGTCTCGGTCGGGCTGCGGGCGCTCTGGCGGCAGGCGCCGGCCGCGGTGGTCGGCTGCCTCTATGTCGGGCTGGTCAGCGGCCCGCTGACGAGCGTGATCCCGGCCTATGGCATCCTCACCGGGCTCGACCAGCGCGACACGATCCTGCTGACGGCAGGCATCCAACTCGGCGCCCTGATGATGCAATGGCCGATGAGCCTGCTCGCCGACCGCGTGGCCAGCCGGCCGATCATGCTGTGCGCGGTCAGCCTCGTCGCGGTGACGGCCGCGAGCCTGCTGCTGATCCAGAGCACCGAGCCGACTCAGGCGCGGCTCTGGCTCTTCGGCCTGTTCGCGCTGATCGGCGCCTGCAGCGTGCCGCTCTACACGGTGGCGGTGACGCATGCCTATCTGCGGATCGGCCGCGAGCAGGCCGTGGGTCTTTCGGCCCAGCTACTGTTTCTGTGGGGCACGGGCGCGGCGATCGGACCCGTGGTCGCGACGGCGCTGATGCAGGTGCTGGGCGCGCGGGGAATGCTGGTCTATCTGATGAGCCTGTCGGCGCTGGTGGCGATCTACATCGCGCTGCGGATCACGCGTAAACCCTCGCCATTGATCCGCGACGGCGAGCGTGTCTCACCCGGGCCGACCATTCCCGAGATCGAACTGACGAAGCGCTAG
- a CDS encoding ATP-binding cassette domain-containing protein encodes MTAPALALSGLTIRDRNGTALVCDVDLTLEAGSVLLLIGETGSGKSLIAQAVMGLLPAGFSASGSIAINGHAPVEASQAGLLRLLWSRETLLLPQEPRAALDPTMRIAPQLWDAGARDGTARHGEAGHGLTTQEALAAVDLPPRVSRAFPAELSGGMAQRVLVASALVGRAPLVVADEPTKGLDAARVAQSASLLASLGGAGRALLVITHDVALARALGGQLAVLRDGRIVEQGPAETVFAAPDHPYTRAWLAADPSTWRPCLRCCDLEAPVLSAHGLSFGFSRAEPLFSGVDVHIPPGGILGLTGRSGCGKTTLGNILLGLQPPLAGAVNWQGVDPYRDRAGARRLRQRYQKLHQDPASVFLPGRSFARQFADLAEVVPDLVLDDALPPLLERLRLDRKLLGRRTGEVSGGEAQRLALARILLLKPALIVADEPTSRLDPLVQRETIALLAEIVASESLGLVLISHDRALLAATADEVLDIGAGEGTTTLPGFARGLQGA; translated from the coding sequence ATGACCGCGCCCGCACTGGCCCTTTCGGGACTGACGATCCGGGACCGGAACGGCACCGCTCTGGTCTGCGATGTCGACCTGACGCTCGAGGCCGGCTCCGTGCTGCTCCTGATCGGCGAGACCGGCAGCGGCAAAAGTTTGATCGCCCAGGCCGTGATGGGCCTCCTGCCGGCCGGCTTCTCCGCCAGCGGCAGCATCGCCATCAACGGGCATGCACCGGTCGAGGCCAGCCAGGCCGGGCTCCTGCGGCTGCTCTGGTCGCGCGAGACGCTGTTGCTGCCGCAGGAGCCACGCGCCGCGCTCGACCCGACGATGCGGATCGCGCCGCAGCTCTGGGATGCCGGTGCGCGCGACGGCACGGCGCGGCATGGCGAGGCCGGTCACGGGCTGACGACGCAGGAGGCGCTGGCCGCGGTCGACCTGCCGCCGCGCGTCTCGCGCGCCTTTCCGGCCGAGCTGTCCGGCGGCATGGCCCAGCGTGTCCTCGTCGCCTCTGCGCTGGTCGGCCGCGCGCCGCTGGTCGTCGCCGACGAGCCGACCAAGGGGCTCGATGCCGCGCGCGTCGCCCAGTCGGCATCGCTGTTGGCCTCGCTCGGCGGCGCTGGGCGCGCGCTCCTCGTGATCACACATGACGTGGCGCTTGCGCGTGCGCTCGGCGGCCAGCTGGCGGTGCTCCGCGACGGACGCATCGTCGAGCAGGGTCCGGCGGAGACCGTCTTCGCGGCTCCGGACCATCCCTATACGCGCGCCTGGCTCGCTGCCGACCCCTCGACCTGGCGGCCCTGCCTGCGCTGCTGCGACCTCGAGGCGCCGGTGCTCTCCGCGCATGGGCTGTCCTTCGGCTTCAGCCGCGCGGAGCCTCTGTTCTCCGGTGTCGACGTTCATATCCCGCCCGGCGGAATTCTCGGCCTCACGGGGCGCAGCGGCTGCGGCAAGACCACGCTCGGCAACATCCTGCTCGGTCTGCAGCCGCCATTGGCCGGCGCGGTCAACTGGCAGGGCGTCGACCCCTATCGCGACCGCGCCGGCGCGCGCCGCCTACGCCAGCGCTACCAGAAGCTTCACCAGGATCCGGCGAGCGTCTTCCTGCCGGGACGCAGCTTCGCGCGCCAGTTTGCCGATCTCGCCGAAGTCGTGCCGGATCTGGTGCTCGACGACGCGCTGCCGCCGCTGCTGGAGCGGCTGCGGCTCGACCGCAAGCTGCTCGGACGGCGCACCGGCGAGGTCTCGGGAGGCGAGGCGCAGCGCCTGGCGCTGGCGCGCATCCTGCTGCTCAAGCCGGCGCTCATCGTCGCCGACGAGCCGACCTCGCGGCTCGATCCGCTGGTCCAGCGCGAGACCATCGCGCTGCTGGCGGAGATCGTCGCCAGCGAGAGCCTCGGTCTCGTCCTCATCAGCCACGACCGGGCGCTGCTGGCGGCGACCGCCGACGAGGTGCTCGATATCGGGGCGGGCGAGGGGACGACCACGCTGCCGGGCTTCGCCCGGGGCCTTCAGGGCGCCTGA